From the genome of Gilliamella sp. wkB7, one region includes:
- the hslO gene encoding Hsp33 family molecular chaperone HslO has product MDTLNRFLFDNHPIRGEITRLEQTYQAILDNHNYPIAVQKLLGELLVATSLLTATLKFEGDIAVQLQGDGPLSLAVVNGNNQQELRGVARINSSIADNASLKDMVGNGYIVITITPKNGERYQGIVGLEKDSLIGCIENYFIQSEQLPTRLFVKIGLFEGKLMASGILLQVLPSNENATDSFEHLSALTETITSDELFGLSTEEILYRLYNQEEVRLFETHNIIFKCGCSRQRCEDSLMTLPANEIDEILNEDDGKIDIHCDYCGKHYIFDTIDITQMRNKQNPQYH; this is encoded by the coding sequence ATGGATACTCTAAATCGATTTTTATTTGATAATCATCCTATTCGCGGTGAAATTACCCGTCTTGAACAGACATACCAAGCCATTTTAGATAATCATAATTATCCAATAGCAGTACAAAAGTTATTAGGCGAATTATTAGTTGCAACCAGCTTATTAACTGCCACTTTAAAATTTGAAGGTGATATTGCTGTACAATTACAGGGTGATGGCCCACTCTCTTTAGCTGTAGTTAATGGTAATAATCAGCAAGAGTTGCGTGGTGTTGCTCGAATTAATAGTAGTATCGCTGATAATGCTTCACTTAAAGATATGGTAGGTAATGGCTATATAGTTATCACAATTACACCCAAAAATGGCGAACGCTATCAAGGCATAGTTGGTTTGGAAAAAGATTCATTAATAGGCTGTATAGAAAACTATTTTATACAGTCAGAACAGTTACCAACTAGGTTGTTTGTTAAAATAGGTTTATTTGAAGGTAAGTTAATGGCTTCAGGAATTTTACTGCAAGTTTTACCTAGTAATGAAAATGCAACCGATTCATTTGAGCATCTTAGCGCTTTGACTGAAACAATTACTAGTGACGAGTTATTCGGGCTATCAACTGAAGAAATTTTATATCGTCTTTACAATCAAGAAGAAGTTAGGCTTTTTGAAACTCATAATATTATTTTTAAATGTGGATGCTCTCGTCAACGTTGTGAAGATAGTTTAATGACTTTACCCGCTAACGAAATTGATGAAATTCTAAATGAAGATGATGGAAAGATTGATATTCATTGTGATTATTGTGGAAAGCATTACATCTTTGATACGATTGATATTACTCAAATGAGAAATAAACAAAATCCTCAATACCATTAA
- the rlmE gene encoding 23S rRNA (uridine(2552)-2'-O)-methyltransferase RlmE, protein MSNKKRSASSTRWLNEHFNDRFVQQAQKKGLRSRAWFKLEEIQKSDKLFKPGITVVDLGAAPGGWSQYVASLIGNKGRIIACDLLPMDPIVGVDFLQGDFRDELVLKALLERVGEEKVQVVMSDMAPNMSGQPAVDIPRAMYLVELALDMCRDVLAHNGNFIVKVFQGEGFEEYLKQVRSMFKTVKIRKPEASRARSREVYIVAMGMK, encoded by the coding sequence GTGAGTAACAAAAAACGCTCAGCAAGTTCAACGCGTTGGCTCAATGAACATTTTAATGACCGCTTTGTGCAACAGGCACAAAAAAAAGGACTACGCTCAAGAGCATGGTTTAAATTAGAAGAAATTCAAAAAAGTGATAAATTATTCAAACCTGGTATTACTGTAGTTGATTTAGGTGCAGCACCTGGTGGTTGGTCACAATATGTTGCCTCATTGATTGGTAATAAAGGGCGTATTATTGCATGTGATTTACTTCCTATGGATCCTATCGTTGGCGTTGATTTTTTACAGGGTGATTTTAGAGATGAACTCGTGTTGAAAGCATTATTAGAACGAGTTGGAGAAGAAAAAGTCCAAGTTGTTATGTCTGATATGGCTCCAAATATGAGTGGGCAACCGGCTGTTGATATACCTAGAGCAATGTACTTAGTTGAACTTGCACTTGATATGTGTAGAGATGTACTTGCACATAATGGCAATTTCATCGTAAAAGTCTTTCAAGGAGAAGGGTTTGAAGAGTATTTAAAACAAGTACGCTCTATGTTTAAAACAGTCAAAATTCGTAAACCTGAAGCCTCTCGTGCAAGATCTCGAGAAGTTTATATTGTTGCAATGGGTATGAAGTAG
- the tsaA gene encoding tRNA (N6-threonylcarbamoyladenosine(37)-N6)-methyltransferase TrmO — translation MMTYQIKPIGIIHSPYSEKFAVPRQPNLVTAGQGELHLLAPYNNTVSVKGLEQFSHLWLLFQFHHIEPEKWRLTVRPPRLGGNKTLGVFATRSPFRPNHIGLSAVELKDIVIKNKQIILKLGSIDLVDGTPIIDIKPYIPYCDSYPTAIAGYAQSEPERKITVEFSPQAQLSLTSYLSTYPHLTELITQVISQDPRPAYKQNNIEQQEYGLTLYQFNIKCKISNQHAIVEDITIDKKK, via the coding sequence ATAATGACATATCAAATCAAACCTATCGGTATTATTCATTCCCCCTACAGCGAAAAATTTGCTGTCCCTCGACAACCCAATTTAGTTACCGCAGGTCAAGGCGAACTTCATCTATTAGCACCATATAATAATACTGTTAGTGTTAAAGGATTAGAACAATTTTCACATTTATGGCTATTATTTCAGTTTCATCATATTGAGCCAGAAAAGTGGCGTTTAACTGTGCGTCCACCTCGCTTGGGTGGAAATAAAACATTAGGTGTATTTGCTACCAGATCACCTTTTCGCCCCAATCATATTGGACTTTCAGCTGTCGAATTAAAAGATATTGTCATTAAAAATAAGCAAATTATTTTGAAATTAGGCAGTATTGATTTAGTTGATGGCACACCAATTATCGATATTAAACCTTACATACCCTATTGTGATAGTTACCCTACAGCTATTGCTGGTTATGCTCAATCAGAGCCTGAGAGAAAAATCACAGTTGAATTTTCACCGCAAGCACAATTGAGTCTAACTTCATACCTATCAACTTACCCACACCTTACAGAATTAATTACGCAGGTTATTTCTCAAGATCCAAGACCTGCATATAAACAAAATAATATTGAGCAACAAGAATATGGACTGACACTTTATCAATTTAATATAAAATGCAAAATCAGTAACCAACACGCAATTGTTGAAGATATCACTATAGATAAGAAGAAATAG
- the hslR gene encoding ribosome-associated heat shock protein Hsp15: MELVRLDKWLWAARFYKTRSLAREMIDGGKVHYNGQRAKPSKIVEVGAMLTLRQGSEQKTIQILAISSQRRTAIEAQFLYRETLDSIAKRDKMAEARKLNALTMPHPNRRPDKKERRNLLKFKYDRQKGDNN, from the coding sequence ATGGAATTAGTAAGATTAGATAAATGGTTGTGGGCTGCAAGATTTTATAAAACCCGTTCTCTAGCCAGAGAAATGATTGATGGTGGTAAAGTTCATTACAATGGGCAACGTGCTAAACCAAGTAAAATTGTTGAAGTTGGGGCAATGTTGACACTTCGTCAGGGTTCTGAACAAAAAACGATTCAAATTTTGGCTATTAGTAGTCAAAGAAGAACTGCCATTGAAGCCCAATTTCTTTATCGAGAAACTCTCGATAGTATTGCTAAGCGCGATAAAATGGCAGAAGCACGCAAGCTTAATGCATTAACTATGCCGCATCCTAATAGAAGACCCGATAAAAAAGAGCGACGAAATTTGCTTAAATTTAAATATGATAGACAAAAAGGTGACAACAACTAA
- the yhbY gene encoding ribosome assembly RNA-binding protein YhbY, translated as MNLSNKQKQYLKSEAHHLKPIVMIGANGFTEGVLAEIENALNFHELIKIKISAEDRETKKLICEAIIRETDALAVQQVGSIFTIFRPSEEKKISLPK; from the coding sequence ATGAATTTATCGAATAAACAAAAACAGTATTTAAAAAGTGAAGCTCATCACCTTAAACCTATTGTGATGATTGGTGCTAATGGATTTACCGAGGGCGTTTTAGCCGAAATTGAAAATGCCCTGAATTTCCATGAATTAATTAAAATTAAAATATCTGCAGAAGATCGCGAAACTAAAAAGTTAATTTGTGAAGCCATTATCCGCGAAACAGATGCGCTAGCCGTTCAACAAGTCGGATCGATTTTCACTATTTTTAGGCCAAGTGAAGAAAAGAAAATCTCATTACCTAAATAG
- the greA gene encoding transcription elongation factor GreA, which yields MKQIPMTVKGAELLRAELEELKNVKRPQITAAIAEARAHGDLKENAEYHAAREQQGFCEGRIQEIEGKLSQAQIIDITKVKNTGRIIFGATVTVINVDTDEETTYRIVGDDEADYRQNLISVNSPIARGLIGKEDGDTVQIKTPGGDVEFDIVKVEYI from the coding sequence ATGAAACAAATCCCAATGACGGTAAAGGGAGCCGAATTATTACGTGCGGAATTGGAAGAGCTGAAAAACGTTAAACGACCGCAAATTACAGCAGCCATTGCCGAAGCTAGAGCACACGGGGATTTAAAAGAAAATGCCGAATATCATGCAGCAAGAGAACAACAAGGTTTTTGCGAGGGGCGTATTCAAGAAATCGAAGGTAAATTATCACAAGCGCAAATTATCGACATTACTAAAGTGAAAAATACTGGAAGAATAATTTTCGGTGCAACGGTTACAGTAATAAATGTAGATACGGATGAAGAAACCACCTATCGAATCGTTGGTGATGATGAAGCTGATTATAGACAAAATCTTATTTCAGTTAACTCTCCAATTGCAAGAGGACTAATAGGCAAAGAAGATGGTGATACAGTTCAAATAAAAACACCTGGCGGTGATGTCGAATTCGATATTGTTAAAGTTGAATATATTTAA